One genomic region from Pseudoduganella dura encodes:
- a CDS encoding diguanylate cyclase domain-containing protein, with translation MSQAFSAGAEPEFALTNFKVRVLLIDDQLLVVEAVRRMLADQPDIEFHFVTDPAKAADCAERLQPTVILQDLVMPGWDGFDLIRRYRATPQLQHVPVIVLSARDEAASKAHGFAVGANDYLVKLPDRLELLARVRYHSGAYISRLQRDEAFRFLRESQNHLAEANIELQKLAALDSLTGIANRRRFDSTLHNEWQRGQRERRPLSLLLCDIDCFKLYNDTFGHMAGDLCLKKAAAVMTACLKRPADLAARYGGEEFALVLPDTDEAGAQAVADDCLRALAELQIDNPQSPHTIVTMSIGIATLIPVTGSSPAELVNDADRALYAAKDAGRNRAVSAWPSI, from the coding sequence ATGTCGCAGGCCTTCTCCGCTGGTGCGGAACCGGAATTTGCCCTCACGAACTTCAAGGTGCGCGTACTGCTCATCGACGACCAGTTGCTGGTGGTCGAAGCCGTGCGCCGCATGCTGGCCGACCAGCCCGACATCGAATTCCATTTCGTGACCGATCCGGCCAAGGCGGCCGATTGCGCCGAGCGGCTGCAGCCAACCGTGATCCTGCAGGACCTGGTGATGCCGGGCTGGGACGGTTTCGACCTGATTCGCCGCTACCGCGCCACGCCCCAGCTGCAGCATGTGCCCGTGATCGTGCTGTCGGCCCGGGATGAGGCCGCATCGAAGGCGCATGGCTTCGCGGTGGGCGCCAACGATTACCTGGTCAAGCTGCCGGACCGGCTGGAACTGCTGGCGCGCGTGCGTTACCACTCCGGCGCCTACATCAGCCGGCTGCAGCGCGACGAAGCGTTCCGTTTCCTGCGCGAGAGCCAGAACCACCTGGCCGAAGCGAATATCGAACTGCAGAAGCTGGCCGCGCTGGACAGCCTGACCGGCATTGCCAACCGCCGCCGCTTCGACAGCACGCTGCACAACGAATGGCAGCGCGGCCAGCGCGAGCGCCGCCCGCTATCGCTGCTGCTGTGCGATATCGACTGCTTCAAGCTGTACAACGACACGTTCGGCCACATGGCCGGCGACCTGTGCCTGAAAAAGGCGGCGGCCGTGATGACGGCCTGCCTGAAGCGCCCGGCCGACCTGGCGGCACGCTACGGCGGCGAGGAATTCGCGCTGGTGCTGCCCGATACGGATGAAGCCGGTGCACAGGCCGTGGCAGACGATTGCCTGCGCGCGCTGGCCGAACTGCAAATCGACAACCCGCAGTCGCCGCACACCATCGTCACGATGTCGATCGGGATCGCCACGCTGATCCCCGTCACCGGCAGCTCGCCGGCCGAGCTGGTGAACGATGCCGACCGCGCCCTGTATGCGGCCAAGGATGCCGGGCGCAACCGGGCCGTCAGCGCCTGGCCGTCGATCTAA
- the murB gene encoding UDP-N-acetylmuramate dehydrogenase has protein sequence MYPEPTLQHDISLRDFNTFGIAARARHYLRITAEGQLAAVLADPALAALPRLVLGGGSNLLLTGDFPGLVLHMANSGREIAGETGHHVLVRAQAGENWHGFVEWTLGQGLGGLENLALIPGTVGAAPIQNIGAYGLETKDVFHSLTAFDPATGTLRTLDGAACRFAYRDSIFKHEAGRGLIIVDVTFALPRAWRPNLRYAELANALAQGGSAEPTARQVADAVIAIRRRKLPDPAVIGNAGSFFKNPVVSAAQCSALLERFPDLVHHRQEDGTEKLAAGWLIDQCGWKGRTLGAAGVYPKQALVLVNHGGATGADVRRLAQAIQADVQARYGVLLEPEPVFV, from the coding sequence ATGTATCCAGAACCGACCCTCCAGCACGATATTTCCCTGCGCGACTTCAATACCTTCGGCATCGCCGCGCGTGCCCGGCATTACCTGCGCATCACGGCCGAGGGCCAGCTGGCGGCGGTGCTGGCCGATCCCGCGCTGGCCGCGCTACCGCGGCTGGTGCTCGGGGGCGGCAGCAACCTGCTGCTGACCGGCGACTTTCCCGGCTTGGTGCTCCACATGGCCAACAGCGGCCGCGAAATCGCCGGCGAAACGGGGCATCACGTGCTGGTGCGCGCCCAGGCGGGCGAGAACTGGCACGGCTTCGTCGAATGGACGCTGGGGCAGGGCCTCGGCGGCCTGGAAAACCTGGCGCTGATCCCCGGCACCGTGGGCGCGGCGCCGATCCAGAACATCGGCGCCTACGGGCTCGAAACCAAGGATGTGTTCCACAGCCTCACCGCTTTCGATCCCGCTACCGGAACGCTGCGCACGCTCGATGGCGCCGCCTGCCGTTTCGCCTACCGCGACAGCATCTTCAAGCACGAGGCCGGGCGCGGCCTGATTATCGTCGATGTCACGTTCGCGCTGCCGCGCGCCTGGCGGCCGAACCTGCGTTACGCCGAGCTCGCCAATGCGCTGGCGCAAGGGGGAAGCGCCGAACCCACCGCGCGGCAGGTGGCCGATGCCGTGATCGCGATCCGGCGCCGCAAGTTGCCGGACCCGGCCGTGATCGGCAATGCCGGCAGTTTCTTCAAGAATCCCGTGGTGAGCGCCGCGCAGTGCTCCGCGCTGCTGGAACGGTTTCCCGATCTCGTGCACCACCGCCAGGAAGACGGCACCGAGAAGCTGGCGGCAGGCTGGCTGATCGACCAGTGCGGCTGGAAGGGCCGGACCCTCGGCGCGGCGGGCGTGTATCCGAAGCAGGCGCTGGTATTGGTAAACCATGGCGGCGCCACCGGCGCCGACGTTCGACGCCTGGCGCAGGCAATCCAGGCCGACGTGCAGGCGCGCTACGGCGTGCTGCTCGAGCCCGAGCCGGTGTTCGTGTAG
- a CDS encoding YajQ family cyclic di-GMP-binding protein, which yields MPSFDVVSEADMIEVRNAVDQSNKEITTRFDFKGSDARVEQKEHELTAFADSDFQLSQVRDVLTNKLAKRKVDVRFLDEGKIEKIGGDKVKQVIKVKNGIETETAKKITKIIKESKMKVQASIQGESVRVTGAKRDDLQSAMALLRKEVADTPLEFNNFRD from the coding sequence ATGCCATCGTTTGACGTCGTATCCGAAGCGGACATGATCGAAGTGCGCAATGCAGTCGACCAGTCCAACAAGGAAATCACTACCCGTTTCGATTTCAAGGGCAGCGACGCGCGCGTGGAACAGAAGGAGCACGAGCTGACGGCCTTCGCCGACTCCGACTTCCAGCTGAGCCAGGTGAGGGACGTGCTGACCAACAAACTGGCCAAGCGCAAGGTCGACGTGCGCTTCCTCGACGAAGGCAAGATCGAGAAGATCGGCGGCGACAAGGTCAAGCAGGTGATCAAGGTGAAGAACGGCATCGAGACGGAGACGGCCAAGAAGATCACCAAGATCATCAAGGAAAGCAAGATGAAGGTGCAGGCCAGCATCCAGGGCGAATCGGTACGCGTGACCGGCGCCAAGCGCGACGACCTGCAATCGGCGATGGCGCTGCTGCGCAAGGAAGTGGCCGATACGCCGCTCGAGTTCAACAACTTCCGCGACTGA
- a CDS encoding nitronate monooxygenase → MKRVDDFRLRFGDKEYVPIMIGGMGVDISTAGLALEAARLGGIGHISDAMVEDVSDRRFDTSFVKEKTKLYKFNINNMDKAVVQFDLERLAEAQRLHIGKTMEAKKGPGLIFVNCMEKLTMNGPRETLRVRLNAALDAGIDGITLSAGLHFNSFGLMADHPRFRDAKLGIIVSSVRALQIFLRKNAKLDRLPDFVIVEGPLAGGHLGFGLEDWAEYDLHQITGEVLAYLKQEGLAIPVLAAGGIFTGSDAVSFLEMGAAGVQVATRFTITKECGLPDKVKQEYAKATEEDVIVNGISPTGYPMRMLRNTPAIGTNTRPGCESYGYLLDANGNCSYINSYNREVMANGGSDKGVKVMDKTCLCTHMRNFNCWTCGHYTYRLKDTTHKLADGNYQLLSAEHVFRDYQFSTDNQIALPAREEAEAA, encoded by the coding sequence ATGAAACGTGTTGATGATTTCCGCCTGCGGTTCGGCGACAAAGAGTACGTGCCCATCATGATCGGCGGCATGGGCGTGGATATTTCCACGGCCGGGCTGGCGCTTGAGGCGGCACGCCTGGGTGGTATCGGCCATATTTCCGATGCGATGGTGGAAGACGTTTCCGACCGCCGCTTCGACACCAGCTTCGTCAAGGAAAAGACCAAGCTCTACAAGTTCAACATCAATAACATGGACAAGGCGGTGGTGCAGTTCGACCTCGAGCGCCTGGCCGAAGCGCAGCGCCTGCACATCGGCAAGACCATGGAAGCGAAGAAAGGGCCCGGCCTGATCTTCGTGAACTGCATGGAGAAGCTGACGATGAACGGCCCGCGCGAAACGCTGCGCGTGCGCCTGAACGCGGCGCTCGATGCCGGCATCGACGGCATCACGCTGTCGGCCGGCCTGCACTTCAATTCGTTCGGCCTGATGGCGGACCACCCGCGCTTCCGCGACGCCAAGCTGGGCATCATCGTGTCGTCCGTGCGGGCGCTGCAGATCTTCCTGCGCAAGAACGCCAAGCTCGACCGCCTGCCCGATTTCGTGATCGTCGAAGGCCCGCTGGCCGGCGGCCACCTGGGCTTCGGCCTGGAAGACTGGGCCGAATACGACCTGCACCAGATCACCGGCGAGGTGCTGGCCTACCTGAAGCAGGAAGGCCTCGCCATTCCCGTGCTCGCCGCCGGCGGCATCTTCACCGGCAGCGACGCGGTCTCGTTCCTCGAGATGGGCGCGGCCGGCGTGCAGGTGGCCACGCGCTTCACGATCACGAAGGAATGCGGCCTGCCGGACAAGGTCAAGCAGGAATACGCGAAGGCCACGGAAGAAGACGTGATCGTCAACGGCATCTCGCCCACCGGCTACCCGATGCGGATGCTGCGCAACACGCCGGCGATCGGCACCAACACGCGCCCGGGCTGCGAGTCGTACGGCTACCTGCTGGACGCCAACGGCAACTGCTCGTACATCAATTCGTACAACCGCGAAGTGATGGCCAACGGCGGCAGCGACAAGGGCGTGAAGGTGATGGACAAGACCTGCCTGTGCACGCACATGCGCAACTTCAATTGCTGGACCTGCGGCCATTACACCTACCGGCTGAAGGACACCACGCACAAGCTGGCCGACGGCAACTACCAGCTCCTGAGCGCCGAGCACGTGTTCCGCGATTACCAGTTCAGCACCGACAACCAGATCGCGCTGCCGGCGCGCGAGGAAGCGGAAGCGGCTTAA